In one Neobacillus sp. CF12 genomic region, the following are encoded:
- the infB gene encoding translation initiation factor IF-2, whose amino-acid sequence MSKIRVYEYAKKHNISSKDVITKLKEMNIEVSNHMATIEDAAVVKLDATYNKSQGNSQQKQTKPQQQNRQNQKPQQGVKPQVQSKTSPKAFEDDDAKTTTPSKVKVASPPKTVDTKKQNQQFQSKENKVFSAGKGNKKPFNNNNQNRNNNNNRKKNHTPVQQAQPQVKKVKELPAKITFSESLTVGELAKKIYREPSEIIKKLFLLGVMATINQVLDKDAIELIAGEYGVEVEEEVKIDATDLEVYFTEDPPEELVERPSVVTIMGHVDHGKTTLLDSIRHTKVTEGEAGGITQHIGAYQVVENGKKITFLDTPGHAAFTTMRARGAKITDITILVVAADDGVMPQTVEAINHAKAAEVPIIVAVNKMDKEAANADRVMQELTEHGLVSEAWGGETIFVPLSAKTGEGIDNLLEMILLVSEVEEWKANPNRKAVGTVIEAQLDKGRGSVATLLVQNGTLKIGDPIVVGNTYGRVRAMVNDLGRRVKEAGPSTPVEITGLSDVPQAGDRFVVFDDEKTARQVGEARAQQALAAQRGEKSIVSLDNLFEQLKQGEMKDLNIILKADVQGSAEAVAASLQKIDVEGVNIRIIHSGAGAINESDITLASASNAIVIGFNVRPDVNAKRAAEQEKVDVRLHSIIYKVIEEIEAAMKGMLDPEFKEKIIGQAEIRQTFKVSKVGTIAGSYVTDGKITRDSGIRLIRNGVVIFEGQIDALKRFKDDAKEVSQGYECGVTIKNFNDVKEGDIIEAYVMEEIERK is encoded by the coding sequence ATATCTCAAGTAAAGATGTAATTACCAAATTGAAAGAAATGAATATTGAGGTTTCGAATCATATGGCTACTATTGAAGATGCAGCTGTTGTTAAACTTGATGCAACTTATAATAAAAGCCAAGGTAATTCACAGCAAAAGCAAACAAAACCACAACAACAAAATCGCCAAAATCAGAAACCACAGCAGGGAGTTAAACCACAAGTGCAAAGTAAAACAAGTCCAAAGGCTTTTGAGGATGACGATGCAAAAACTACTACACCAAGCAAGGTGAAAGTTGCCTCTCCACCAAAGACAGTCGATACTAAAAAGCAAAACCAACAATTCCAATCTAAGGAAAATAAAGTGTTCAGCGCTGGAAAAGGTAATAAAAAACCTTTTAATAATAATAATCAAAATCGCAATAATAATAACAACCGGAAAAAGAATCATACACCGGTTCAGCAGGCACAGCCTCAAGTAAAGAAAGTAAAAGAACTGCCTGCTAAAATTACTTTTAGTGAATCACTGACTGTAGGCGAACTAGCTAAGAAAATCTACCGTGAACCTTCTGAAATTATCAAAAAGCTGTTTTTACTTGGAGTTATGGCGACAATTAATCAGGTCTTAGATAAAGATGCTATTGAATTAATTGCAGGTGAATACGGGGTTGAGGTAGAAGAAGAAGTTAAAATCGATGCCACAGATCTTGAAGTTTATTTTACAGAAGATCCACCTGAAGAACTTGTTGAAAGACCTTCAGTTGTAACGATTATGGGTCACGTTGACCACGGTAAAACAACTTTGCTTGATTCCATTCGTCATACAAAGGTAACCGAAGGTGAAGCTGGCGGTATTACTCAGCATATCGGTGCTTACCAAGTTGTTGAAAATGGAAAGAAGATTACCTTCCTTGACACACCAGGACATGCTGCTTTTACAACTATGCGTGCACGTGGAGCGAAAATTACTGATATCACCATCCTAGTGGTTGCAGCCGATGACGGTGTTATGCCACAAACCGTTGAAGCGATTAACCATGCAAAAGCTGCTGAGGTTCCAATTATCGTTGCCGTTAATAAAATGGATAAAGAAGCTGCCAATGCAGATCGTGTTATGCAGGAGTTAACTGAGCATGGATTAGTTTCTGAAGCATGGGGTGGAGAAACAATCTTTGTTCCGCTATCCGCGAAAACAGGTGAAGGAATTGACAACTTGTTAGAGATGATTCTTCTCGTCAGTGAAGTGGAAGAATGGAAAGCAAACCCTAATCGTAAAGCGGTTGGAACCGTCATTGAAGCGCAATTAGATAAAGGCCGTGGATCAGTGGCTACGTTGCTCGTTCAGAACGGTACACTGAAAATAGGTGACCCAATTGTAGTCGGAAACACATATGGCCGTGTTCGTGCAATGGTAAATGACCTAGGACGCCGTGTAAAAGAAGCTGGACCATCTACACCAGTTGAAATTACAGGGTTAAGTGATGTTCCGCAAGCTGGTGACCGTTTCGTTGTATTTGACGATGAGAAAACTGCTCGTCAAGTTGGTGAGGCACGTGCACAGCAGGCTTTAGCAGCACAACGTGGTGAAAAATCGATTGTCAGCCTTGACAATTTATTTGAACAGTTAAAGCAAGGCGAGATGAAGGATCTAAACATCATCCTTAAAGCGGATGTTCAAGGTTCAGCTGAAGCTGTTGCTGCTTCATTGCAAAAAATTGACGTTGAAGGCGTAAATATCAGAATTATTCATAGTGGTGCTGGCGCCATCAATGAGTCGGATATTACACTGGCATCCGCTTCAAATGCGATTGTCATTGGCTTTAACGTTCGTCCTGATGTCAATGCAAAGCGTGCTGCCGAACAAGAAAAGGTAGACGTTCGTCTCCACAGCATCATTTACAAAGTTATTGAAGAAATTGAAGCTGCCATGAAAGGTATGCTTGATCCTGAATTTAAAGAAAAAATTATCGGTCAAGCGGAAATTCGCCAAACCTTTAAAGTTTCTAAGGTTGGAACCATTGCTGGTTCTTATGTAACGGATGGAAAAATTACCCGTGATAGCGGAATTCGTTTAATTCGTAATGGTGTAGTCATATTTGAAGGACAAATCGATGCGTTAAAAC